The DNA window GACTATGTACAGAAGCAAagcgttgactttgaggagaCATTGGCATCGCTAGCGGAACTTGACACAGTCAGACTAAATCTTGCCATCGCAGCTCACCTTGGATGGGAGATTCACCACTTGGAtgtaaaattaacatttttttaatggtGATATCGAAGAAAAAGTTTATGTCACTCAACCTAAATGATTCATCATCAAGAAAAAATAGCACAAGGTGTACAAGTTATATAAGGCTCTCTATGGACTACGATAAACACCAAGTGCGTGGAACACTTGcctcaacaagagaatgatgagtctcGGTTTCGTGAAGTGTTCTCAAGAGCAGGTTGTGTACACGAGAAACCATGGTGAAGAAGTACTCATTGTTGGTGTATACGTCGACGACTTGATCGTGACaagatcaagcatcaagaatgtTGATGAGTTCAAAAAAAAGATGATGAAAGAGCTTAagatgagtgatctcgggcTACTCTCGTACTATTTTGGTATAGAGGTGGACTAGAAGAAAGATAACATCGAGGTGAAGTAGAAAGTTTATGCAGAGAAGGTGTTGAAACAATTTGCAATGGAGGATTGCAACTCGAGCAAGT is part of the Impatiens glandulifera chromosome 1, dImpGla2.1, whole genome shotgun sequence genome and encodes:
- the LOC124935139 gene encoding uncharacterized mitochondrial protein AtMg00810-like encodes the protein MSLGFVKCSQEQVVYTRNHGEEVLIVGVYVDDLIVTRSSIKNVDEFKKKMMKELKMSDLGLLSYYFEKVLKQFAMEDCNSSKYHMEAKLQLRKNVKGSLVDPKEYRRIIVCLRYLTHTRPDISNAVGIVS